The Brevibacterium atlanticum genome segment AACACCCGCGTCCTCTGCGCGGCCTCGCTGACCGAAGGCGTGCCCCGCTGGCTCAAGGGCCAGGGCCGCGGCTGGGTCACCGCCGAATACGCCATGCTGCCGCGGGCCACCGATTCCCGCAGCACCCGCGAGTCCGTCAAGGGCAAACAGGGCGGCCGCACCCATGAGATCTCTCGCCTCATCGGCCGCAGCCTGCGCGCTGTCATCGACATGGAGAAGCTGGGAGAGAACACACTCGTCCTCGACTGCGACGTCCTCCAAGCCGACGGAGGAACCCGTACCGCCTCGATCACCGGTGCCTATGTGGCGTTGGCCAGGGCCATCGACAAGGGGCGGTCCACCGGGCTCGTCCCCGCCGCCCACAACCCGATCATCGACTCCATCGCCGCCATCAGCGTCGGCATCATCGACGGGCAGCCGCTGCTCGATCTGCCCTATGTCGAGGACTCGCGTGCCGAGACGGACATGAACGTCGTCATGACCGGATCGGGGAAGTTCGTCGAAGTCCAGGGAACTGCCGAGGGTGCTCCGTTCGACCGCGACGAACTCGGCCAGCTTCTCGACCTCGCTGCCAAGGGGTGCACCGACCTCACCCGCATCCAGAACGAGGTGCTCGGACAGTGACGACCCTCGTCCTCGCCACTCACAATGAGGGCAAGAAGCGGGAGCTGCTGACCATCCTCCGCCCCGTCCTCGGTGCCGACACCACAGTGCTCACCGCCGCCGAGGCGGAACTCGACGATGTCCCCGAGACCGGAGTGACCTTCGTCGAGAACGCGCTGATCAAGGCCCGCGCCGCTGCCTCGGCGACAGGGAAGACCGCCATCGCCGATGACTCGGGCATCAGCGTCGACGTCCTCGGCGGGGCGCCGGGCATCTTCTCCGCCCGGTGGTCGGGCACACACGGCGACGACCGTGCCAACCTTGACCTCCTGCTCGCGCAGCTGAGCGACATCGCCGAGGCGCACCGAGGAGCCCAATTCCGGTGCGCCGCAGCCGCTGTGACCGCAGACGGCCGCGAATTCACCACCGAGGGCGTCATGCCAGGTTCCCTGGCCACCGAACCCCGAGGCGAGAACGGCTTCGGCTATGACCCGATCTTCGTTCCCGAGGGGTCGACGATCAGTGCCGCGCAGATGAGCGCCGAAGAGAAGAACTCCCGCTCCCACCGCCGGATCGCCTTCGACGCCCTCGCAGAGCTCCTCGCCGCCGAACCCGACCTCTGAGGGACGGGCGCAGGCCCACGGGTA includes the following:
- the rph gene encoding ribonuclease PH, with the protein product MRADGRQADELREVRITPDWINTAEGSALIEFGNTRVLCAASLTEGVPRWLKGQGRGWVTAEYAMLPRATDSRSTRESVKGKQGGRTHEISRLIGRSLRAVIDMEKLGENTLVLDCDVLQADGGTRTASITGAYVALARAIDKGRSTGLVPAAHNPIIDSIAAISVGIIDGQPLLDLPYVEDSRAETDMNVVMTGSGKFVEVQGTAEGAPFDRDELGQLLDLAAKGCTDLTRIQNEVLGQ
- the rdgB gene encoding RdgB/HAM1 family non-canonical purine NTP pyrophosphatase; amino-acid sequence: MTTLVLATHNEGKKRELLTILRPVLGADTTVLTAAEAELDDVPETGVTFVENALIKARAAASATGKTAIADDSGISVDVLGGAPGIFSARWSGTHGDDRANLDLLLAQLSDIAEAHRGAQFRCAAAAVTADGREFTTEGVMPGSLATEPRGENGFGYDPIFVPEGSTISAAQMSAEEKNSRSHRRIAFDALAELLAAEPDL